A single Carnobacterium alterfunditum DSM 5972 DNA region contains:
- the metK gene encoding methionine adenosyltransferase, whose protein sequence is MTERKLFTSESVSEGHPDKMADQISDAILDEILAKDPDARVACETAITTGLVLVMGEISTTTYVDIQKTVRDTIRNIGYTRAKFGFDADTCAVIVSIDEQSRDIAQGVDDSLESKETNQDELDQIGAGDQGLMFGFAINETPELMPLPISLSHRLTKRLSVVRKEKIVSYLRPDAKAQVTVEYDENNKPLRVDTIVISTQHHPDVTYDLLKKDMIELVIKHEIPSELLDEDTKYFINPTGRFVIGGPQGDAGLTGRKIIVDTYGGYARHGGGAFSGKDPTKVDRSASYAARYIAKNIVAAGFADKCEVQLAYAIGVAYPVSIAIDTFNTGTVAESRLIEAVRAIFDLRPAGIIKMLDLQRPIYKQTAAYGHFGRTDIDLTWEHTDKVDGLKEFLAK, encoded by the coding sequence ATGACAGAAAGAAAATTATTTACTTCTGAATCCGTTTCAGAAGGACATCCAGATAAGATGGCGGATCAAATCAGTGATGCGATATTAGATGAGATTTTAGCAAAAGACCCTGATGCAAGAGTTGCTTGTGAAACAGCTATAACAACAGGACTTGTATTAGTAATGGGAGAAATCTCTACAACGACTTATGTGGATATCCAAAAAACAGTGAGAGATACGATTCGCAATATAGGGTACACAAGAGCTAAGTTTGGATTTGATGCAGATACCTGTGCAGTAATTGTTTCTATTGATGAACAATCAAGAGATATTGCCCAAGGTGTGGATGATTCCTTAGAATCTAAAGAAACAAATCAAGATGAATTAGATCAAATTGGTGCAGGTGACCAAGGTTTAATGTTCGGTTTTGCAATAAATGAAACACCTGAACTAATGCCCTTACCTATTTCATTGAGCCACCGTTTGACGAAACGTCTTTCTGTTGTTCGAAAAGAAAAGATAGTTTCTTATTTGAGACCAGATGCAAAAGCGCAAGTTACGGTTGAATATGATGAAAATAACAAACCATTGCGTGTGGATACGATTGTTATCAGTACTCAACATCATCCAGATGTTACCTATGATCTATTGAAAAAAGATATGATCGAATTAGTAATCAAACATGAAATTCCTAGTGAATTACTAGATGAAGATACTAAGTACTTTATTAATCCAACGGGGCGCTTTGTTATAGGCGGACCGCAAGGAGATGCCGGATTAACTGGGCGTAAAATCATCGTTGATACTTATGGCGGTTATGCCCGTCATGGTGGTGGAGCATTCTCTGGAAAAGATCCTACAAAAGTAGATAGATCAGCAAGCTATGCAGCTCGGTATATCGCAAAAAATATTGTAGCTGCCGGATTTGCAGATAAATGTGAAGTTCAATTAGCCTATGCAATAGGTGTTGCATATCCTGTGTCTATTGCTATTGATACATTCAATACAGGAACAGTTGCAGAATCTCGCTTGATCGAAGCAGTACGTGCTATTTTTGATTTAAGACCAGCAGGTATTATCAAAATGCTAGACTTGCAAAGACCTATTTATAAACAAACCGCAGCGTATGGACATTTTGGACGTACTGATATTGATTTAACTTGGGAACATACGGACAAAGTTGATGGTTTAAAAGAATTTTTAGCCAAGTAA
- a CDS encoding heavy metal-binding domain-containing protein, translating into MIVTTTESIENFGISSYEGIVFGEVISGINLVKDNDAGLLNKIDERYQKYENILSDSRGVVLEEMKLKAAELGADAIVGVKMDYETLGSDNGMIIVTCSGTAVKVKTFM; encoded by the coding sequence ATGATCGTTACTACTACGGAATCTATTGAAAATTTTGGAATATCATCTTATGAAGGAATTGTGTTTGGGGAAGTCATTTCTGGGATCAATTTAGTTAAAGATAACGATGCTGGGCTGCTAAATAAAATTGACGAGCGTTATCAAAAATATGAGAATATATTGTCAGATTCTCGTGGCGTAGTATTAGAAGAAATGAAACTTAAGGCTGCAGAATTAGGTGCAGATGCTATTGTCGGAGTTAAAATGGATTATGAAACACTAGGGTCAGATAATGGGATGATTATTGTAACTTGTAGTGGAACAGCTGTAAAGGTGAAAACTTTTATGTGA
- a CDS encoding phosphatase PAP2 family protein codes for MRFFSSKPFYTTNYFFISLLLLIPFSLFAFGVTQQTEWLNTFDQFISNPILTNLSPKRTAFYSFVTDMGGTNVIILITLLVSLYFILRKKDPKIAYSYIFHVVIGAGLLNQLVKLIFQRTRPTIEHLVLQGGYSFPSGHSMAALICYGGIVLLVFHLTRRNWIRLLACLLATVIIITVGISRIYLGVHFPSDVIAGFFLAGSWLSLFAAFIR; via the coding sequence ATGAGATTTTTTTCGAGCAAACCTTTTTACACTACAAATTATTTTTTTATCAGTCTATTACTACTTATCCCTTTTAGCCTATTTGCTTTTGGAGTAACACAGCAAACAGAATGGCTTAATACATTTGATCAATTTATTTCAAATCCTATTTTAACTAACCTATCTCCTAAAAGAACGGCTTTTTATTCCTTTGTAACCGATATGGGAGGAACTAACGTTATTATTTTAATAACTCTTCTTGTCAGTCTTTACTTTATTTTGAGAAAGAAAGATCCTAAAATTGCATATTCCTATATTTTTCATGTTGTTATAGGAGCCGGGTTATTAAACCAACTTGTTAAACTCATTTTCCAAAGAACGCGCCCAACCATTGAACATCTTGTTTTACAGGGTGGGTACAGCTTTCCCAGCGGCCATTCTATGGCTGCCTTAATTTGTTATGGAGGGATTGTTTTACTGGTTTTTCACTTAACTCGAAGAAATTGGATCAGATTGTTAGCTTGTCTTTTGGCGACAGTCATCATTATTACTGTTGGTATCAGTCGAATCTATTTAGGAGTTCATTTTCCTTCTGATGTAATTGCAGGTTTTTTCTTAGCAGGCTCTTGGTTATCTCTTTTCGCTGCTTTTATCCGATAA
- a CDS encoding LysM peptidoglycan-binding domain-containing protein — MEKTRKERISAEKNKKSFDQLRNSNGMIKKGTAVFSTTLLVSLLAFPTFSVSASANELAGTSIKEMEKAIKEDNIIKENEEGSEVTDSSNYITEDGLIEKEQKINELKALISPEIFESLEFEKLSDEEIDELLLIALENSTEGTEGTEGTAIPVVSKSTDKLSTAIPGETMITDEAMTGPEVAGETNELSASEKELVEEKTEVTSETTQVEESDTGEASNETGSIVLKAALVIENDKQVAESVELADQEVPDEVEINTSEKAETAELVETVVEVEEPAAEPVVKSVVNPVVEPVVEKEAVVATTTKTEPAETTATEAAKVEAAKAEAAKVEAAKIEAAKAEATKAAATPTAKTYTVKSGDTLNKISSANGVTVTQLKTWNKLSSNLILVGQVLALNEAVAKTVTVTTPVKTNEAIADATTPAGFVNAITSYAKQVAANNDLYASVMIAQAALESGYGTSKLSTSPNYNLFGIKGSYNGNTVTMYTSEWSSSTGWIYIPQNFKKYPSYAESLQDNANLLKRGTSWDNGYYAGAWVSNSDSAYEATAWLQGRYATDPTYASKLNSIINSYNLTQYDTKSSGAINQTTPVSNDNNNVSVPSTGTTSSTSYAVKSGDTLTAIGAKYGVSVANLKTWNNLTSDTIYVNQTLTIKGGTTSVGTTTPTTNTGTTSSTSYAVKSGDTLTAIGAKYGVSVANLKTWNNLTSDTIYVNQALTIKGGTTSVGTTTPTTNTGTTSSTSYAVKSGDTLTAIGAKYGVSVANLKTWNNLTSDTIYVNQTLTIKGGTTSGDTTAPTTNTGTTSSTSYAVKSGDTLTAIGAKYGVSVANLKTWNNLTSDTIYVNQALTIKGGTTSVGTTTPTTNTGTTSSTSYAVKSGDTLTAIGAKYGVSVANLKTWNNLTSDTIYVNQALTIKGGTTSVGTTAPTTSTGTASSTSYAVKSGDTLTAISAKYGVSIANLKTWNNLTSDTIYVNQTLMIKGGTTVGTTAPTPTLTPTPTTSTTSSTSYAVKSGDTLSAISAKYGVSVANLKTWNSLTSDTIYVNQALTIKGGTITVVTTAPTPTPAPTTSTTSSTSYAVKSGDTLSAISVKYGVSVADLKTWNSLTSDTIYVNQALTIKGGTITVGTTAPTPTPAPAPTTSTTSSTSYAVKSGDTLSAISAKYGVSVEDLKTWNNLTSDTIYVNQALTIKGGTTPVGATTAPTPTSTPVVTTAPTPTPISITSISTTSSTSYAVKSGDTLSAIGAKYGVSVASLKIANNLTSDTIYVGQKLIIKTTNTVPNATITTIATNSNVHVVVSGDSLWDIAQKYSMSVSELKAANYLKSDVIFVGQSLIIK, encoded by the coding sequence TTGGAAAAAACAAGAAAAGAAAGAATTTCAGCTGAAAAAAATAAAAAAAGTTTTGATCAATTAAGAAACTCTAATGGAATGATCAAAAAAGGCACAGCTGTTTTTAGTACAACTTTGTTAGTGAGCTTACTGGCGTTTCCAACCTTCTCTGTTTCAGCTAGTGCAAATGAATTAGCAGGAACCAGCATCAAAGAAATGGAAAAAGCTATCAAAGAAGACAACATCATAAAAGAAAATGAAGAAGGATCAGAAGTAACAGATAGCAGTAATTACATAACAGAAGATGGTTTAATCGAGAAAGAACAAAAAATTAATGAACTTAAAGCACTCATTTCACCTGAAATTTTTGAATCTTTAGAATTTGAAAAATTATCAGATGAAGAAATCGACGAGTTACTTTTAATTGCTCTAGAAAATAGCACGGAAGGAACAGAAGGAACAGAAGGAACAGCAATACCAGTAGTTAGCAAGTCAACGGATAAGCTAAGTACTGCTATTCCTGGAGAAACAATGATAACTGATGAAGCAATGACAGGACCAGAAGTTGCAGGAGAAACAAATGAACTTAGTGCTTCAGAAAAAGAATTAGTAGAAGAAAAAACTGAAGTAACAAGTGAAACAACCCAAGTAGAAGAATCAGATACAGGCGAAGCATCAAATGAAACAGGAAGTATCGTTCTAAAAGCAGCATTAGTTATCGAAAATGATAAACAAGTTGCTGAATCGGTTGAATTAGCTGATCAAGAAGTCCCTGATGAAGTAGAAATCAATACTTCAGAAAAAGCGGAAACAGCAGAGCTTGTTGAGACGGTTGTTGAAGTTGAAGAACCAGCAGCGGAACCAGTGGTGAAATCTGTAGTAAATCCAGTCGTAGAACCAGTAGTTGAAAAAGAAGCAGTCGTTGCTACGACAACTAAGACTGAACCAGCAGAAACAACAGCAACAGAAGCGGCCAAAGTAGAAGCAGCCAAAGCAGAAGCAGCCAAAGTAGAAGCAGCCAAAATAGAAGCAGCCAAAGCAGAAGCAACAAAAGCAGCGGCAACACCGACAGCTAAAACATATACGGTGAAATCTGGTGACACTTTAAATAAAATTAGCAGTGCTAATGGTGTAACGGTAACGCAACTGAAAACATGGAATAAACTGTCTTCAAATCTAATCTTAGTAGGCCAAGTTTTAGCTTTAAATGAAGCAGTGGCTAAAACAGTGACTGTAACAACTCCAGTTAAAACAAATGAAGCAATTGCAGATGCAACAACACCAGCTGGATTCGTTAATGCTATTACATCTTATGCAAAACAAGTTGCAGCTAATAATGACTTGTATGCTTCTGTTATGATCGCTCAAGCAGCTTTAGAAAGTGGATATGGTACTAGTAAACTGTCAACTAGTCCAAACTACAATTTATTTGGTATAAAAGGAAGTTATAACGGAAATACAGTCACGATGTATACTTCTGAATGGAGCTCTTCAACCGGCTGGATTTATATCCCGCAAAACTTTAAAAAATATCCTTCTTATGCTGAATCGTTGCAAGATAATGCTAACTTATTGAAGAGAGGTACTTCATGGGATAATGGATATTATGCAGGTGCATGGGTCAGCAATTCCGATAGCGCTTATGAAGCCACTGCTTGGTTACAAGGGCGTTATGCAACTGATCCGACGTATGCTTCTAAATTAAATAGTATTATAAATTCATATAATTTAACACAATATGATACAAAATCTTCAGGAGCTATAAATCAGACTACTCCAGTATCAAATGATAATAATAATGTCTCAGTGCCAAGTACAGGAACAACAAGCAGCACGTCATACGCTGTAAAATCAGGTGATACATTAACGGCTATCGGCGCAAAATACGGCGTATCTGTAGCGAACTTAAAAACATGGAACAACTTGACGTCAGATACGATCTACGTGAACCAAACGTTGACGATCAAAGGTGGAACAACATCCGTTGGCACAACAACACCAACAACAAATACAGGAACAACAAGCAGCACGTCATACGCTGTGAAATCAGGTGATACATTAACGGCTATCGGCGCAAAATATGGCGTATCTGTAGCGAACTTAAAAACATGGAACAACTTGACGTCAGATACGATCTACGTGAACCAGGCGTTGACAATCAAAGGCGGAACAACATCCGTTGGCACAACAACACCAACAACAAATACAGGAACAACAAGCAGCACGTCATACGCTGTAAAATCAGGTGATACATTAACGGCTATCGGCGCAAAATATGGCGTATCTGTGGCGAACTTAAAAACATGGAACAACTTGACGTCAGATACGATCTACGTGAACCAAACATTGACGATCAAAGGCGGAACAACATCCGGTGATACAACAGCACCAACAACAAATACAGGAACAACAAGCAGCACGTCATACGCTGTAAAATCAGGTGATACATTAACGGCTATCGGCGCAAAATACGGTGTATCTGTAGCGAACTTAAAAACATGGAACAACTTGACATCAGATACGATCTACGTGAACCAGGCGTTGACAATCAAAGGCGGAACAACATCCGTTGGCACAACAACACCAACAACAAATACAGGCACAACAAGCAGCACGTCATACGCTGTAAAATCAGGTGATACATTAACGGCTATCGGCGCAAAATACGGCGTATCTGTAGCGAACTTAAAAACATGGAACAACTTGACGTCAGATACGATCTACGTGAACCAGGCGTTGACAATCAAAGGCGGAACAACATCCGTTGGCACAACAGCACCAACAACAAGTACAGGCACTGCAAGCAGCACGTCATACGCTGTAAAATCAGGCGATACATTAACGGCTATCAGCGCAAAATACGGTGTATCTATAGCGAACTTGAAAACATGGAACAACTTGACGTCAGATACGATCTACGTGAACCAAACGTTGATGATCAAGGGTGGAACAACGGTTGGCACAACAGCACCAACGCCGACACTGACACCGACACCAACAACAAGCACTACAAGCAGCACGTCATACGCTGTAAAATCAGGTGATACATTATCGGCTATCAGCGCAAAATACGGCGTATCTGTAGCGAACTTAAAAACATGGAACAGCTTGACGTCAGACACGATATACGTGAACCAAGCGTTGACGATCAAAGGCGGAACAATAACTGTTGTTACAACAGCACCGACACCAACACCAGCACCAACAACAAGCACTACAAGCAGCACATCATACGCTGTAAAATCAGGCGATACATTATCGGCTATCAGCGTAAAATACGGTGTATCTGTAGCGGACTTAAAAACATGGAACAGCTTGACATCTGATACGATATACGTGAACCAAGCGTTGACGATCAAAGGCGGAACAATAACTGTTGGTACAACAGCACCGACACCAACGCCAGCACCAGCACCAACAACAAGCACTACAAGCAGCACATCATACGCTGTAAAATCAGGCGATACATTATCGGCTATCAGCGCAAAATATGGTGTATCTGTAGAGGACTTAAAAACATGGAACAACTTGACATCTGATACGATCTACGTGAATCAAGCGTTGACGATCAAAGGCGGAACAACACCCGTTGGCGCAACAACAGCACCAACACCGACATCAACACCCGTTGTCACAACGGCACCAACGCCGACACCGATATCAATAACAAGTATAAGCACTACAAGCAGCACATCATACGCTGTAAAATCAGGCGATACATTATCGGCTATCGGTGCAAAATACGGTGTATCCGTAGCGAGTTTGAAAATAGCTAATAACTTAACATCAGATACAATCTATGTAGGTCAAAAGTTAATTATAAAGACAACTAATACTGTTCCTAATGCAACCATAACAACAATTGCGACTAATTCAAATGTGCATGTTGTTGTAAGTGGAGATTCTTTATGGGATATCGCCCAAAAATATAGTATGTCTGTTTCAGAGTTAAAAGCAGCAAATTATTTAAAATCAGATGTTATATTTGTCGGTCAATCTTTGATTATCAAATAA